The following proteins are encoded in a genomic region of Enterocloster clostridioformis:
- a CDS encoding metallophosphoesterase family protein has product MNNRVASHEKIVRKGYERIMRWLHISDIHFNMKGYDAKNVREQLLVKLRELDLQIDFILITGDCLFKFGKGSWSQKDVIAYIKDIANVCRCSCRKVYICPGNHDVNREDNDRNELISDVRSAKKDFSDNFQMLCGYGHDRFQLIHKGVTSYEYEAYKVFAPNKELYRIISIDSTLISKDNEDHQKLKVFNDKIFEIGKKIKNDNRINILIMHHGIECLELSDARRFEHWIEDNNVDLICCGHTHRAAVNSYDDLQRDIKQFTAGAIVVDDYAIPSFYICEYSEVKIQIEMSLYTYATKTEKWILDNQLLRKFPEGKYTYELSRFKNQIVEKRKSDILKCKTTIDEFNLKYLNKYGSKKIYSSRHDGNEDFNSWKIIHSLVEIGVSYTKALEITYEVIEKITSSEFRSINSILSSEELRDTVYETIIHYPASLTESEYEISCWASRYARKYSRNKEIMVIDKYKRQEKLNYFYIKNTLLKNAIDSVTNNSIFYEKIFRNELSRMAENVLEFLKNMGIFEIREEALLELVKEYITQKPHPWLINGNREEIIAYHKEQGVRHINDLRDEKNQTKITQMEAAYHTCAALLAQYDDYIGCTEISPINILAKAINNISNKIQDGKFTLPMQKYQIIQMKKDFESHEIDFTDLKRVINVLYKNIVNSQKISMKNTKEALIELWGMLLKLEKTTYQIQQEEKSLEGVRNIFTSAKGFVVKANLRELKNCFWVEPNWEKYEVRQQRLGKQMLVCVLEDIDEVEKIKGYLYGQGKNNTVTEIAFVLKDYSEFSSENRKKIREIFKGKYLRCIFIQEENFKRNSSIRDWRAEFYRVLEISKIS; this is encoded by the coding sequence ATGAACAATAGAGTTGCATCACACGAAAAAATAGTGCGAAAGGGGTACGAAAGAATTATGAGGTGGTTACATATATCAGATATTCATTTTAATATGAAAGGCTATGATGCAAAAAATGTACGTGAACAACTCTTGGTGAAATTGCGTGAATTAGATTTACAAATAGACTTCATTTTAATAACAGGCGATTGCTTATTCAAATTTGGTAAAGGCTCTTGGAGCCAAAAGGATGTGATTGCTTATATTAAAGATATTGCCAATGTGTGTAGATGCTCGTGCAGGAAGGTTTATATATGCCCAGGTAATCATGATGTTAATAGGGAAGATAATGATAGAAATGAATTGATTAGTGATGTACGTAGTGCCAAAAAGGATTTTTCAGATAATTTCCAAATGTTATGTGGATATGGACATGATAGATTTCAGCTTATCCATAAAGGTGTTACCTCTTACGAATATGAGGCATATAAAGTTTTTGCGCCGAATAAAGAATTATACAGAATTATATCAATAGATTCTACATTGATTTCTAAAGATAATGAAGATCATCAAAAACTTAAAGTATTTAATGATAAGATATTCGAAATAGGTAAAAAAATTAAAAATGATAATAGGATAAATATTTTAATTATGCATCATGGGATAGAATGTTTGGAACTATCGGATGCTAGAAGATTTGAACACTGGATAGAAGACAATAATGTTGATCTTATATGTTGTGGGCATACGCATCGTGCAGCAGTAAATTCCTATGATGATTTGCAACGTGATATTAAACAGTTTACAGCTGGTGCCATTGTTGTAGATGATTATGCTATACCAAGTTTTTATATTTGTGAATATTCTGAAGTTAAAATTCAAATAGAAATGTCCTTATATACATATGCTACAAAAACGGAAAAATGGATATTAGATAATCAACTTCTTCGAAAATTTCCGGAAGGAAAATATACATATGAATTGAGCCGATTTAAAAATCAAATAGTGGAAAAGAGAAAATCGGATATATTAAAATGTAAGACAACAATAGATGAGTTCAATTTAAAATATTTAAATAAATATGGAAGTAAAAAGATTTATTCAAGTAGACATGACGGAAATGAAGATTTTAACTCATGGAAAATTATTCACTCTTTAGTAGAGATAGGTGTAAGCTATACTAAAGCTTTAGAAATAACATATGAGGTAATAGAAAAGATAACATCCAGTGAGTTTCGTAGTATAAATAGTATATTATCAAGTGAAGAATTGAGAGATACCGTCTATGAAACAATTATACATTATCCGGCATCATTAACAGAAAGTGAATATGAAATAAGTTGTTGGGCAAGTAGATATGCTAGAAAATATAGTAGAAATAAAGAAATAATGGTTATTGATAAGTATAAGCGACAAGAGAAATTAAATTATTTCTACATTAAAAATACACTTTTGAAAAATGCAATTGATTCTGTAACCAACAATAGTATTTTTTATGAAAAAATTTTTAGAAATGAATTAAGCCGAATGGCGGAAAATGTGTTGGAATTTTTAAAGAATATGGGTATTTTTGAAATACGAGAAGAGGCATTATTGGAACTTGTTAAAGAATATATAACTCAAAAACCGCATCCTTGGTTGATTAATGGAAATAGAGAGGAGATAATAGCATACCATAAAGAGCAAGGAGTACGGCACATAAATGATTTAAGAGATGAAAAAAATCAAACTAAGATTACGCAAATGGAAGCTGCGTATCATACTTGTGCAGCTCTTTTGGCACAATATGACGACTATATTGGATGTACAGAGATTTCGCCAATAAATATTTTGGCTAAAGCAATTAATAATATATCAAATAAGATTCAAGATGGAAAATTTACTTTGCCAATGCAGAAATATCAAATTATTCAAATGAAAAAGGATTTTGAAAGTCATGAAATAGATTTTACGGATTTGAAAAGAGTTATTAACGTATTGTATAAAAATATTGTTAATTCACAAAAAATATCTATGAAAAATACAAAAGAAGCTTTAATAGAATTATGGGGTATGTTACTTAAATTAGAAAAAACAACATATCAAATCCAACAAGAGGAAAAATCTCTGGAGGGGGTAAGAAATATATTTACCAGTGCGAAAGGCTTTGTAGTAAAGGCTAATTTACGTGAGTTGAAGAATTGTTTTTGGGTTGAGCCAAATTGGGAAAAATATGAAGTACGTCAACAGCGTTTGGGAAAACAGATGCTTGTTTGTGTACTAGAGGATATTGATGAAGTCGAAAAGATAAAAGGATATTTGTATGGACAAGGTAAAAATAATACTGTTACAGAAATCGCATTTGTTTTAAAAGATTATTCAGAATTTAGCAGTGAGAATAGGAAGAAGATTAGAGAAATATTTAAGGGAAAATATTTAAGGTGTATTTTTATTCAGGAAGAAAATTTTAAGAGAAATTCTTCTATACGAGATTGGAGAGCAGAATTTTATCGTGTATTGGAAATTAGTAAAATTAGTTAA
- a CDS encoding metallophosphoesterase family protein, with translation MGYRFTLESANTVANLTFGKVMSCYRDIYSSPECYEGFMSFLNQFHHNLYSNEMEYYMRSVRKIRETLHRYEDYKRPLDKAEYDDTFLFFHKDALDALKELSNIFDRCTTKSLMLPPMKGRDKHSYDFMTSPKIFRKLIELHKGDSCLILQPQEQPSNATIFNTFPNFDVALRQADLWPAVLFWEGSDDYVFIPVKHEDELLYLYEIIKYERHPIEEIKRISERKKRTNHYIFQLSDLHFGGKNVDVAERRLKTLIKSQLSKIELGDSVNFVITGDAVDSPKQTTEFNYSNFAEYIEDRCGQKPIRVLGNHDINCHGIAVFHGNQHIANIVGEYPKIKIIEESKVILLLFNSNTNGNLAEGEIGIVQMSEMGNLLDNVENLENYLLIAVLHHHLLPIPKPTYYDQKWFEKILPNNFMDMSLKLLDADIFLEWLHCRNVRIVLHGHKHIPFFAESGGITVIGCGSSTGQIVHKEKGKTFISYNMLKISEKTITCTQFAEEVYGAGTENIRTEIIEL, from the coding sequence ATGGGATATCGATTTACATTAGAATCGGCAAATACAGTTGCCAATTTGACTTTTGGAAAAGTAATGTCTTGTTATAGAGACATTTATAGCTCTCCCGAATGTTATGAAGGGTTTATGAGTTTTCTTAATCAATTCCATCATAATCTGTATTCCAATGAGATGGAGTACTATATGAGAAGTGTACGGAAAATACGCGAAACGCTCCATAGATATGAAGATTATAAGCGTCCTCTCGACAAAGCTGAGTATGATGATACTTTTTTGTTTTTTCATAAAGATGCGTTGGATGCATTAAAAGAGTTATCGAATATTTTTGATAGATGCACCACAAAATCGCTTATGCTGCCGCCGATGAAGGGTAGAGATAAGCATAGTTATGACTTTATGACTTCTCCAAAAATATTTAGGAAGTTGATCGAGTTACATAAAGGGGATTCTTGTCTTATTCTTCAGCCACAAGAACAGCCTTCCAATGCAACAATTTTTAATACGTTTCCGAATTTTGATGTTGCGCTACGTCAAGCAGATTTATGGCCAGCAGTTCTATTTTGGGAAGGTTCAGACGATTATGTATTTATACCTGTTAAACATGAGGATGAATTGCTTTACCTCTATGAAATTATTAAATACGAAAGGCATCCGATTGAGGAGATTAAAAGAATTTCGGAACGCAAGAAAAGAACAAACCACTATATTTTTCAGTTAAGCGATTTACATTTTGGAGGTAAAAATGTGGATGTTGCCGAACGGCGCTTAAAAACGTTAATTAAGTCACAGCTTTCTAAAATTGAATTGGGTGACAGTGTTAACTTTGTCATAACAGGTGATGCTGTAGACAGTCCAAAACAAACAACAGAATTTAACTATTCTAATTTTGCAGAATACATAGAAGATCGATGCGGTCAAAAACCGATTCGCGTATTGGGAAATCATGATATTAATTGTCATGGTATTGCTGTTTTTCATGGAAATCAACATATAGCCAATATCGTTGGTGAATATCCCAAAATCAAGATTATTGAAGAATCTAAAGTAATCCTTCTGTTGTTTAATTCAAACACGAACGGAAATTTGGCGGAAGGTGAAATTGGAATAGTACAAATGTCTGAAATGGGTAACTTGCTTGATAATGTAGAGAATCTGGAAAACTATTTACTTATTGCGGTTTTACATCATCATCTGTTGCCTATACCGAAACCTACCTATTATGATCAGAAATGGTTTGAAAAAATACTTCCAAATAATTTTATGGATATGTCTCTAAAGTTGCTTGATGCAGATATTTTTTTGGAGTGGCTCCATTGTCGCAATGTACGTATTGTGCTTCATGGTCATAAGCATATTCCTTTTTTTGCAGAATCAGGTGGAATCACAGTAATCGGTTGCGGTTCTTCTACTGGACAGATAGTTCATAAAGAAAAAGGTAAAACTTTTATTAGCTATAATATGCTTAAAATAAGTGAAAAAACCATCACTTGCACTCAATTTGCGGAGGAGGTTTATGGGGCCGGCACAGAGAATATTCGCACTGAAATAATAGAATTGTAA
- a CDS encoding UvrD-helicase domain-containing protein, giving the protein MVEWEISDQDIESTEKLLLPEGAHFPEDARNVIRCWHSADVAACPGSGKTTVLLAKLKLLVDRMPLENGAGICVLSHTNVAVDEIRKRLLGYAGKLLSYPNYIGTIQSFVDKFVTMPYLRNIAGRNVQAVDNLTYAQHMLNRIQNNAKYRTLDFVTKNSFETGGQFTERLEHIQALYVRDDGALCVGKQKRALAGADKPSTKQYNALIADLLKYEGIMRYQDAYSYAKTAVDDLSETYTDLFSSRFQYVFIDEYQDCNSIQRQAITTIFNSAKCTVIKIGDSDQAIYNSSEDKTPDWVPQDGFLPIMTSCRYNQEIANVICKLKKGNKNIVTFAGKTGDKPVLLVFDPEKIDRVISGFINALETHDLYDNKGIYKAIGAVRKKDSSGLKIGSYWSEFDGSVKKQGEYNYWVLVDEIATSLAEGNLYKAERIVRKLLCRIFHYAQVRNPISGKEYSITTIKRSLDDEYREIYRQWIYEISRMQNIERETIDCLMRQKINELLKIKNINVDDIFDCLPEYFLDKVAVVSQTEKSEKNVLIDPIRGRRIEFDTIHGVKGETHDATLYLETDRQGASDLNRILPYYGVGKLGSSDLFDYSRKLAYVGMSRPKKLLCVAMQAKTFEKSKGVFADDWEIIDLRE; this is encoded by the coding sequence ATGGTGGAATGGGAAATTTCTGATCAGGATATTGAATCGACTGAGAAACTTCTTTTACCAGAAGGAGCACACTTTCCAGAGGATGCAAGAAATGTTATACGCTGTTGGCATTCAGCTGATGTGGCGGCTTGTCCGGGTAGTGGAAAAACAACTGTTCTTCTCGCAAAGTTGAAACTGTTGGTTGACAGGATGCCGCTTGAAAATGGTGCGGGAATTTGCGTCCTTTCTCACACAAATGTTGCTGTGGATGAAATTAGAAAACGGCTTTTAGGCTATGCTGGTAAACTTCTTAGTTATCCAAATTACATCGGAACAATCCAATCATTTGTTGATAAATTTGTAACGATGCCATATTTGCGAAATATTGCAGGTCGGAATGTACAAGCGGTTGACAATCTTACTTATGCACAGCATATGTTAAACAGAATACAGAATAACGCGAAGTATAGAACTCTTGATTTTGTGACAAAGAATAGTTTTGAAACTGGCGGTCAATTTACCGAGCGGCTTGAACATATACAGGCACTGTATGTACGGGATGATGGTGCCCTTTGTGTAGGAAAACAGAAAAGAGCATTGGCTGGCGCGGACAAACCTTCTACCAAGCAGTATAATGCATTGATTGCAGATCTTTTAAAATATGAAGGTATAATGCGGTATCAAGATGCCTATTCATATGCCAAAACTGCTGTAGATGATTTATCAGAAACATATACGGATCTTTTTTCATCACGATTCCAGTATGTGTTTATCGATGAATATCAGGACTGCAATAGTATTCAGCGACAAGCAATAACCACAATATTTAACTCGGCAAAATGTACAGTAATCAAAATTGGAGATTCAGACCAGGCTATTTATAACTCTTCGGAAGACAAAACACCAGATTGGGTACCTCAAGATGGCTTTTTACCTATCATGACCTCTTGCAGATATAATCAGGAAATTGCTAATGTGATTTGCAAACTAAAGAAGGGCAACAAAAACATTGTTACATTTGCGGGAAAGACTGGTGATAAACCGGTATTACTTGTTTTTGACCCTGAGAAAATTGACAGAGTAATCAGTGGATTTATCAATGCATTGGAGACTCACGACCTCTATGATAATAAAGGCATATATAAGGCTATCGGTGCTGTTAGAAAAAAGGATTCTTCCGGGCTTAAGATAGGAAGCTACTGGTCAGAGTTTGACGGCTCTGTGAAAAAACAGGGTGAGTATAACTATTGGGTATTAGTAGATGAAATTGCTACAAGTTTAGCGGAAGGTAATTTGTATAAAGCAGAACGCATTGTTCGCAAACTTTTATGCCGTATATTCCATTATGCTCAGGTTAGAAATCCAATATCAGGCAAGGAGTATTCTATAACTACAATAAAAAGGTCGCTTGATGATGAATATCGGGAAATATATCGACAGTGGATTTACGAAATATCAAGAATGCAGAATATTGAGAGAGAAACTATTGACTGTCTAATGCGGCAAAAGATAAATGAGCTTTTGAAAATTAAGAATATTAACGTAGACGATATTTTTGACTGTCTACCAGAGTATTTTCTTGATAAGGTTGCTGTTGTAAGTCAAACTGAAAAATCTGAGAAAAATGTACTTATCGATCCAATCAGAGGTCGCAGAATAGAATTTGACACAATTCACGGAGTCAAGGGGGAAACACATGATGCAACCCTTTACCTCGAAACTGATAGGCAAGGGGCATCAGACCTAAATAGAATTCTTCCATATTACGGCGTAGGCAAACTTGGAAGCTCGGATCTGTTTGATTATAGTCGCAAGCTTGCCTATGTTGGTATGAGTAGACCTAAGAAATTGTTATGTGTGGCGATGCAAGCTAAAACTTTTGAAAAAAGCAAGGGTGTATTCGCTGATGATTGGGAAATCATTGATCTAAGGGAATAA
- a CDS encoding ATP-dependent nuclease, whose amino-acid sequence MMISELKVYNFRRFKSVDGAPGLQITFHKGLNALIGENDSGKTAVIDALKLVLLTQSNEYIRPVDEDFYKPTNGDTSSEFKIDCTITEFTQNEAKNFIEYLRFKKNGEKVEYMLELHYRAWKEGHKIFQELRVGDVDDGISIDGKARDLLKAVYLKPLRDAEREMSSGRSSRISQILLNHPVFKDKKEHIVLGIFQEANKKIEDYFTNDAEGKRILQTIRDNLESFNDKGQANNAELKTSDIQLKAILESLSLNAPEINPGLGELNLLFIAAELLLLKDDTDGGMKLALIEELEAHLHPQAQLRLISYLQNEYNENDVQIIISTHSPILASKINLKNLILMKNGVGYDLTEGMTGLQKGDYLFLQRFLDSTKANLFFAKGIIMVEGDAENILIPVIADILGYPLEKYGVSIVNVGSTAFLRYSGIMVRKDGNTIGIPVSVITDCDVKPYDIDPETKERKFNEKTAESAQAEKEKNKKYTNGSVHGFTSPRWTLEYCIAMSSLSEDFHKAVHYGMKILNAREYISLTDKKITEANQTAEEEAKQWYNLSQAETAYKIYSLMLNGDGKSSLKAIVAQCLASILRWKISVIPSKLTQEKMFDLDLYALKTDEQKKSELKSKIERDQFLSYIVNAIKYAAGEAV is encoded by the coding sequence ATGATGATATCTGAATTAAAAGTTTATAATTTCCGCCGATTCAAATCTGTGGATGGCGCTCCTGGCCTGCAAATCACTTTTCATAAAGGACTAAATGCCTTGATTGGAGAAAATGATTCCGGAAAAACTGCAGTAATTGATGCGCTTAAGCTGGTTTTGTTAACGCAGAGTAATGAGTACATCAGACCGGTAGATGAGGATTTCTATAAGCCAACCAATGGTGATACAAGCTCTGAGTTTAAAATCGATTGCACAATTACAGAGTTTACTCAGAATGAAGCTAAGAACTTTATCGAATATCTGAGGTTTAAAAAAAATGGTGAAAAAGTTGAATATATGCTCGAACTTCATTATCGTGCTTGGAAAGAAGGGCACAAAATCTTTCAGGAACTGCGTGTAGGAGATGTAGACGATGGGATTTCGATTGACGGAAAAGCAAGAGATTTGCTGAAAGCTGTCTATTTGAAACCACTTCGGGACGCTGAACGCGAAATGAGTTCCGGACGCAGTTCCAGAATCTCACAAATACTTCTTAATCATCCCGTTTTCAAAGATAAGAAGGAACATATTGTTTTGGGTATTTTTCAAGAGGCAAACAAGAAGATAGAGGATTACTTCACGAATGATGCTGAGGGAAAGCGCATTCTCCAAACAATCCGTGATAATTTGGAATCGTTTAATGACAAGGGACAAGCTAATAACGCTGAGTTGAAGACATCAGATATTCAACTCAAGGCTATACTTGAATCCTTATCGTTAAATGCTCCGGAGATTAACCCAGGATTGGGAGAATTGAATTTGCTATTTATTGCAGCAGAACTGTTACTTCTTAAAGATGATACGGATGGAGGTATGAAACTGGCACTGATTGAGGAATTGGAAGCTCATTTACATCCACAGGCGCAGCTTCGATTGATCAGCTATCTTCAAAATGAATATAACGAGAATGATGTTCAGATTATCATTTCCACACACAGCCCAATACTTGCTTCAAAAATTAACCTTAAGAATTTGATCTTGATGAAAAATGGTGTCGGATATGATTTGACTGAGGGGATGACTGGACTTCAAAAAGGAGATTATCTGTTCCTTCAGCGCTTTCTTGATTCAACGAAAGCCAATTTATTCTTTGCTAAAGGCATTATAATGGTAGAAGGTGACGCAGAGAATATCCTAATTCCAGTAATTGCCGATATTCTTGGTTATCCGTTGGAGAAATATGGAGTATCCATTGTGAATGTGGGTAGTACGGCTTTTCTTCGATATAGTGGAATTATGGTAAGAAAAGATGGAAATACCATTGGGATTCCGGTTTCAGTGATTACAGATTGTGATGTGAAACCATATGATATTGACCCAGAGACGAAGGAAAGGAAGTTCAACGAGAAAACAGCTGAATCGGCGCAGGCTGAAAAAGAAAAAAATAAGAAATACACCAACGGTTCAGTTCATGGATTCACTTCACCGAGGTGGACGCTGGAGTATTGCATTGCCATGAGCAGTCTTTCAGAAGATTTCCATAAAGCAGTTCACTATGGAATGAAAATTTTAAATGCACGAGAATATATCTCATTAACAGATAAAAAAATCACGGAAGCAAATCAAACTGCTGAAGAAGAAGCAAAGCAGTGGTATAATTTGTCTCAAGCAGAAACTGCATATAAGATTTACAGCTTAATGCTCAATGGGGATGGAAAGAGTAGTTTAAAAGCAATTGTTGCCCAGTGCTTAGCATCTATTTTGCGTTGGAAAATATCAGTAATACCGAGCAAACTCACACAAGAGAAGATGTTTGATCTTGATTTGTATGCTCTGAAAACGGATGAGCAAAAGAAATCCGAACTGAAATCTAAAATTGAGAGAGATCAATTTTTAAGTTACATAGTGAACGCTATCAAATATGCAGCAGGAGAAGCTGTGTAA
- a CDS encoding PIN domain-containing protein: MIKYPLNVTIDTNIFEANKFDFGTDSTMSLLVKNVQNGKIKLVLSNIVISEVEKHICRRVDNVCGKARKLRNEYLDILPEQYLTDIGMGIYVQIPDKKTIHQKAKDIFAKFLEDCKVERLDTGSINLEEILEDYFAVRPPFENSEKKKKEFPDAFIAEEIKKRFGGDEIVAIVSQDNGFKKACTNSKNHLFFSSLGELFNTLSKNEEEYIAALELIKNNNDSIIQTIKGMIDDSCVEVHGLSYDQDGIADGYDYDETYLEHCYLSGMRLHIIDDIDEDIITASLWIHGNMAVNCYFKDFDNAPWDSEEKEYVWVEEKHILEKHNVRFACRIELNSKTEEIRVLPFKIVLGGDSRKSRVEINDEQESFYKELEDMDREELGFLPLSQYSDMLENDLNESRMEQTILKLFEQYNEISSSYEELAILYDEICAQVRNKMEEDDAEAFFTALLFEMNIPIDFIEKDTDKLPDKISKWLDGKFDMVSERMERKLPDCIEYGENISILGTNCRAYTLSFDELHGTLEAGSEEQIEVSLLSNKEIIARGYVKLTVGYLDFDEDGGATDGIEDSIDYEVDDVLDALKDLISDLKEELVNEQELANSFANCLK; the protein is encoded by the coding sequence ATGATAAAATATCCATTGAACGTTACAATAGATACTAATATATTTGAAGCAAACAAATTCGACTTTGGTACAGATAGTACGATGAGCTTACTTGTTAAAAATGTTCAAAATGGAAAAATCAAGCTCGTACTAAGCAATATTGTAATAAGCGAAGTAGAAAAACATATATGTCGACGCGTTGACAACGTATGCGGAAAAGCGAGAAAGTTAAGAAATGAATATCTGGATATACTTCCAGAACAGTACTTGACTGATATTGGGATGGGTATATATGTTCAAATACCTGATAAGAAAACTATTCATCAAAAAGCAAAAGACATATTTGCAAAATTTTTGGAGGATTGCAAGGTTGAAAGACTTGATACAGGTAGTATAAACCTTGAAGAAATTCTGGAAGATTATTTTGCTGTCCGTCCACCTTTTGAAAATAGTGAGAAAAAGAAAAAAGAATTTCCTGATGCATTTATTGCCGAAGAAATTAAAAAACGCTTCGGTGGCGATGAGATTGTAGCAATCGTTAGCCAAGATAATGGCTTTAAAAAGGCATGTACCAACAGTAAAAATCATTTGTTCTTTTCTTCTTTAGGAGAGCTTTTTAATACATTAAGCAAAAACGAAGAAGAATATATTGCTGCACTCGAACTGATAAAGAATAATAATGATTCTATCATCCAGACAATTAAAGGAATGATTGATGATAGCTGTGTTGAGGTTCATGGATTATCATATGACCAAGATGGTATTGCTGATGGGTATGATTATGATGAAACATATTTAGAACATTGCTATCTGTCAGGTATGAGGCTCCATATCATAGATGATATAGATGAAGATATAATCACAGCCTCCCTATGGATTCATGGAAATATGGCTGTAAATTGTTATTTTAAAGATTTTGACAATGCTCCTTGGGATTCTGAGGAAAAAGAATATGTTTGGGTAGAAGAAAAACACATTTTGGAAAAGCATAATGTAAGATTTGCTTGTAGAATTGAACTTAATAGCAAAACAGAAGAAATAAGAGTTTTGCCTTTCAAAATTGTGTTAGGAGGAGATTCAAGAAAAAGTAGAGTTGAAATTAACGATGAGCAAGAATCTTTTTACAAAGAACTTGAGGATATGGATAGGGAAGAATTGGGCTTTTTACCATTATCACAATATAGTGATATGTTAGAAAATGACTTGAATGAATCGAGGATGGAGCAAACAATACTTAAATTATTTGAGCAGTATAATGAGATTTCATCAAGTTATGAAGAATTAGCAATTCTGTATGATGAGATTTGTGCGCAGGTGAGAAATAAAATGGAAGAAGATGATGCGGAAGCATTTTTTACGGCCCTCTTATTTGAAATGAATATTCCGATTGATTTTATTGAAAAGGACACTGACAAATTACCAGATAAAATAAGTAAATGGTTGGATGGTAAATTTGATATGGTATCCGAGAGGATGGAGCGAAAGCTTCCTGACTGTATTGAGTATGGAGAAAACATAAGCATTTTGGGAACAAATTGTAGAGCTTATACATTGTCCTTTGATGAACTTCATGGAACATTGGAAGCTGGTTCAGAAGAACAGATAGAAGTTTCTCTTTTGTCGAACAAAGAAATAATTGCAAGAGGCTATGTCAAACTTACAGTTGGTTATCTTGATTTTGACGAAGATGGTGGAGCAACAGATGGAATTGAGGATAGTATTGATTATGAAGTAGATGATGTTTTGGATGCTTTAAAAGATTTAATCTCAGATTTAAAAGAGGAGCTTGTTAATGAGCAGGAACTTGCGAACTCTTTTGCGAACTGCTTGAAGTAG
- a CDS encoding DUF6088 family protein → MLKEYLEKNYGYNEPIFINEIRLDGLNDNALRQYFKRMLKSGDLARFDTGIYYLPKASRLLKKSYLDPMKVIVRKYIQSTTETYGYFAGATFANQIGLTTQMPATLEIVTSKESTKGRTVTVGSQTVRLKRPATTITSENAGLLQFLDAVFQGEKYSELSDPETGILLKNYAKQQNYSKELLSSVLSGITGPTAKKLIEWGIIYEFTS, encoded by the coding sequence ATGCTGAAGGAATATCTGGAAAAAAACTATGGTTACAACGAACCGATTTTCATTAACGAGATCCGTCTGGATGGGCTTAATGACAATGCCCTGCGCCAGTATTTCAAACGGATGCTCAAATCAGGCGACCTAGCCCGTTTTGATACGGGGATTTATTATCTCCCCAAAGCGTCACGGCTACTGAAAAAAAGTTATTTAGATCCCATGAAAGTCATTGTACGCAAATATATCCAAAGTACGACAGAAACCTATGGATACTTTGCCGGAGCCACTTTTGCTAATCAGATTGGTCTGACAACTCAGATGCCGGCAACACTGGAGATTGTAACATCAAAAGAATCGACAAAAGGGCGTACTGTTACCGTAGGTTCCCAGACCGTCCGGCTGAAACGGCCTGCTACCACTATAACATCGGAAAATGCCGGCCTGCTTCAGTTTTTGGATGCCGTTTTTCAAGGAGAAAAATATTCCGAGCTTTCTGATCCGGAAACCGGGATTCTTCTGAAAAACTATGCAAAACAACAAAATTATAGTAAGGAGCTTCTTTCCAGCGTGCTGTCCGGTATTACGGGTCCGACGGCAAAAAAACTGATTGAATGGGGAATTATTTATGAATTTACATCATGA